One part of the Ralstonia pickettii genome encodes these proteins:
- a CDS encoding aminotransferase class I/II-fold pyridoxal phosphate-dependent enzyme, whose amino-acid sequence MRLGDQLRQQLAAKALKRQLDRVTKEMETGAERAAVAAHTGEASAAQPVNPADYAALCRFDTLPAYQQVSIIREVSERLGIASPFFRVHEGVAGATTQINGQSYINFANYNYLGLSGDAEVSASAKAAVDQYGTSASASRMVAGERPVQRELERALASVYEVDDCVAFVSGHATNVTVIGCLFGPGDLIVHDALAHNSIVQGAQLSGAKRLNFPHNDWAALDALLTRVRRDYRRVLIAVEGIYSMDGDFPELERFIDIKRRHGAFLMVDEAHSFGVLGATGKGIREHFGLAGRDVDIWMGTFSKTLAGCGGYIAGEQALIDILRHLAPGFLYSVGLSPVLAATSLTALRRMLDEPQRVAKLRERGRQFLDAAREAGLNTGLSAGYSVVPVIIGSSLKAAQWANALFEKGINTQPIFYPAVEEKAARLRFFICSTHTPEQIAYTIASVAQLARR is encoded by the coding sequence ATGAGACTGGGCGACCAGTTGCGACAGCAGCTTGCTGCTAAGGCCCTGAAGCGGCAGCTTGATCGGGTCACGAAAGAAATGGAGACGGGAGCCGAACGGGCGGCAGTTGCGGCCCATACCGGTGAAGCGTCGGCAGCACAGCCGGTCAATCCGGCGGACTATGCGGCACTGTGCCGCTTCGACACGCTGCCTGCGTACCAGCAGGTCTCGATCATCCGCGAGGTAAGCGAGCGTTTGGGTATTGCGTCGCCGTTCTTCCGCGTCCACGAAGGCGTGGCCGGGGCCACCACGCAGATCAACGGCCAGTCCTATATCAACTTCGCCAACTACAATTATCTCGGCCTATCCGGGGATGCTGAGGTATCGGCCAGCGCCAAAGCCGCAGTCGACCAGTATGGCACCTCGGCGTCGGCAAGCCGCATGGTGGCCGGCGAGCGGCCGGTCCAGCGCGAGCTAGAGCGCGCACTGGCAAGCGTCTACGAGGTCGACGACTGCGTCGCCTTCGTCAGCGGGCATGCCACCAACGTCACCGTGATCGGATGCCTGTTTGGCCCCGGCGACCTGATCGTGCATGACGCGTTGGCGCACAACAGCATCGTGCAGGGGGCGCAGCTCAGCGGCGCCAAGCGGCTGAACTTCCCGCATAACGACTGGGCAGCGCTTGACGCCCTGCTCACGCGCGTGCGGCGCGACTACCGCCGTGTGCTGATCGCCGTGGAAGGCATCTACAGCATGGATGGAGACTTCCCCGAGCTGGAACGCTTCATCGACATCAAGCGCCGCCACGGTGCCTTCCTCATGGTCGACGAAGCGCACTCGTTCGGCGTGCTCGGTGCGACAGGCAAAGGCATCCGGGAGCATTTCGGGCTGGCCGGCCGCGACGTCGATATCTGGATGGGGACTTTCAGCAAGACGCTGGCGGGCTGCGGCGGGTACATCGCCGGCGAGCAGGCGCTGATCGACATCCTGCGCCACCTGGCACCCGGTTTCCTGTACAGCGTTGGATTGTCACCGGTGCTGGCCGCCACCTCGCTGACCGCTCTTCGGCGCATGCTGGATGAGCCGCAACGAGTCGCCAAGCTGCGCGAGCGCGGACGTCAGTTCCTGGACGCCGCACGTGAAGCGGGCCTCAACACGGGGCTGAGCGCCGGATACTCGGTCGTGCCAGTGATTATCGGCAGTTCGCTCAAGGCCGCGCAATGGGCCAATGCACTGTTCGAGAAAGGCATCAACACGCAGCCGATCTTTTATCCCGCGGTGGAGGAGAAAGCCGCGCGGCTGCGCTTCTTTATCTGCTCCACCCACACGCCGGAACAGATCGCTTATACGATAGCGTCCGTTGCGCAGCTGGCACGGCGTTAG
- the tnpC gene encoding IS66 family transposase: MPSTPVTVTAAELQLLRDAERELKAILAEREAIKGELRVMTVQRDLLLEQLKAFQRKLFAAKSEARGSEQKDLFLNEAEALATAAAQPAQEEEGTPETEVAGHKRKKRGRKPLDPALPRVEVRHELPESERVCPLDGQALVEIGVEVSEQLDIVPQQVRVIQHQRVKYACPCCDGGIKTTPAPARIIPKGLLTESALAWCITSKYQDGLPLYRQAALLHRFGGDLSRGTLAASIVRVGQAVQPIINLLRDHLLEADVVYGDETTVQVLKEPGRPAQRKSFLWAQMNGTGPPVRLFAYSPTRETKQATALYAGIKPGAVLMTDGYAPYDDVANTYQLVHLGCWAHARRYLVEAEQALPKDKRPDHPVTGFLQRIGKLFAIESHTLKMKPEQRQQVRAEQSQPLLAEIETMLLQHLHTVLPQSLFGKALHYLHGQWPKLVRYIENGTWPISNNPCENAIRPFVIGRRNFLFCDTVAGANASASLYSLVETCKANDVDPYQYLVALFKALPHAQTADDYEALLPWRLKPSTV; the protein is encoded by the coding sequence ATGCCATCCACGCCCGTCACCGTTACCGCCGCCGAGCTGCAACTGTTGCGAGACGCCGAGCGCGAGCTCAAGGCAATACTCGCGGAACGCGAGGCAATCAAGGGCGAACTGCGTGTGATGACGGTCCAGCGAGACCTGCTCTTGGAACAGCTCAAGGCGTTTCAGCGTAAGCTGTTCGCCGCAAAGAGCGAGGCGCGAGGCTCGGAGCAGAAGGACTTGTTCCTCAATGAGGCCGAGGCCTTGGCGACGGCGGCCGCGCAGCCGGCGCAGGAAGAAGAAGGTACGCCCGAGACCGAAGTGGCCGGACACAAACGCAAGAAGCGCGGCCGCAAGCCGCTCGACCCGGCGCTGCCCCGTGTCGAGGTTCGTCACGAACTACCCGAATCGGAACGCGTCTGCCCCCTCGATGGCCAGGCTCTGGTCGAGATTGGCGTCGAGGTCAGCGAACAGCTCGACATCGTGCCGCAGCAGGTCCGCGTGATCCAGCACCAGCGGGTCAAGTACGCCTGCCCATGCTGCGACGGCGGCATCAAGACGACGCCGGCACCGGCGCGCATTATTCCCAAGGGACTCCTTACCGAATCGGCGCTGGCCTGGTGCATCACCTCGAAGTATCAGGATGGCCTGCCGCTGTACCGCCAGGCAGCGCTGCTGCATCGCTTCGGCGGGGACCTCTCTCGCGGCACCCTGGCCGCAAGCATAGTGCGAGTAGGCCAGGCGGTGCAGCCAATCATCAACCTGCTGCGTGACCATCTGCTGGAAGCAGACGTCGTGTACGGTGACGAGACAACGGTACAGGTGCTCAAGGAGCCCGGCAGGCCTGCCCAGAGAAAGAGCTTCCTATGGGCGCAGATGAATGGCACAGGGCCGCCGGTACGGTTGTTTGCCTATAGCCCGACACGCGAGACAAAGCAGGCTACGGCTCTCTATGCCGGCATCAAGCCTGGGGCGGTGTTGATGACCGACGGCTATGCACCATACGACGACGTCGCAAACACCTATCAGTTGGTGCATCTCGGATGCTGGGCACACGCGCGCCGCTACCTGGTCGAGGCGGAGCAAGCCTTGCCCAAGGACAAGCGCCCCGACCACCCGGTCACCGGATTCCTGCAGCGCATCGGCAAGCTGTTTGCCATCGAAAGCCACACGCTCAAGATGAAGCCGGAACAACGGCAGCAGGTTCGCGCCGAACAAAGCCAGCCGCTGCTGGCCGAGATCGAAACGATGCTGCTGCAACATCTGCATACCGTGCTGCCGCAAAGCCTGTTCGGCAAGGCGCTGCACTACCTGCATGGGCAGTGGCCAAAGCTCGTGCGCTACATCGAGAACGGAACCTGGCCGATCTCGAACAATCCCTGCGAGAACGCGATTAGGCCATTCGTGATCGGACGGAGAAACTTCCTCTTCTGCGACACCGTGGCCGGTGCCAACGCTAGCGCAAGTCTTTACTCGCTGGTGGAAACCTGCAAGGCCAACGACGTCGATCCGTATCAGTATCTCGTTGCCTTGTTCAAGGCGTTGCCACACGCACAGACCGCCGACGACTACGAGGCTCTGCTGCCCTGGAGGCTCAAGCCCTCAACCGTCTAG
- the tnpB gene encoding IS66 family insertion sequence element accessory protein TnpB (TnpB, as the term is used for proteins encoded by IS66 family insertion elements, is considered an accessory protein, since TnpC, encoded by a neighboring gene, is a DDE family transposase.) — protein MFRLDAELRVYLHRDAVDFRKNINGLALLVEQTLGLDPFASAVFVFRNQRADRIKILGWDRNGFWLLLKRLEADRFAWPREAAVATLTVEQLHWLLEGIDIEAMRRHPHREYHRAA, from the coding sequence ATGTTTCGGCTCGACGCTGAGCTGCGGGTGTATCTGCATCGCGACGCAGTGGACTTCCGTAAGAACATCAACGGCCTGGCACTGCTGGTCGAGCAGACGCTCGGGCTGGATCCGTTTGCATCGGCTGTATTTGTGTTCCGTAACCAGCGGGCCGATCGCATCAAGATTCTCGGGTGGGATCGCAACGGCTTCTGGCTATTGTTGAAGCGATTGGAGGCGGACCGGTTTGCCTGGCCACGCGAGGCGGCTGTGGCTACGCTGACGGTCGAACAGTTGCACTGGCTGCTCGAGGGAATCGACATCGAGGCGATGCGCCGGCACCCGCACCGAGAATACCATCGCGCTGCGTGA